gcagcagagcttgtgcccacatggcagcagctgcctgggccagtgcctttctcaatgctctgctgcacacagccaatacattttccctgcccctgtgccacgGCAATGCCCTgagccagttcttctgtgaaatcccccaGATCCTAAAGCTCTCATGCTCACACTCCAGCTTAAGGGAAGTTGGGCTTCTTGTGGTCACTTTCTGTTTagggtttggttgttttgtgttcattgttttctcctatgtgcagatcttcagggctgtgctgaggatcccctccgagcagggacggcacaaagccttttccacctgcctccctcacctggctgtggtctccctgttcctcagcactgaCACATTTGCTCACCTGAAgccctcctccatctcctccccatccctggatgtagCAGTGTCCGTTCTGTACTTGGTGGTGTCTCCAGCCCtaaaccccctcatctacagcctgaggaaccagcaGCTCAAGGAATCTCTCAGGAAAGCTGTGACTGGATGCTTTTCAGCCTTTTCATTGTCCCATAAGAGCCCTCACAGTGCTTTGCATTGGGAGCCCCAAAGGAGCTGGAAACACACCCCTGCTTTGGCTCCTGCTGTCTCTCAGCATTCTCCCTCTCTCAAGGGGCTGCAAGTGGGTCAGATCctgggaagggagagcaggCCAGAGACCCAAATTAACCAAAGAGATATTCCAGACTGTATGGCCCCAGTTCTGGTATAAAAGctaaggaaggaggaagaataGGGGGCATTTCCTATTTACAGTGTTTGTCTTCTTGATAAACCACTCCAGCTGCTGAAGTTCTGCTTCCTAGGAAGTGGCTGAACATCACTTGCTGATAGAAGAAGAGATTAAAattattggggtttttcctcATTGCTGGTGCCTGTAAAAACTTCCCCTTTTGCTATAGAAAACTGCCTTATCTCAGTCCACAATTTGTCTCCCATaacattttctctcccctgtgcAGCCAAGGAGGGGAGTGCTAGAGCTGCTTGGTAGGCACACAGACTCCATCAGAGGTAACCCATCAGAACAAGCCACAGAAGGCCTGCTTTCTTCTGTCAGCAGCTCTCAGTGCATATCATGAGAGGCCAAGTCTGCCCTtaagtatattttaaatttttttctaattctgaTTCTATACAATAAAAGAAATGCTCTTATCCACCCCCTTCAATTTCATTATCCCTCCTACTTGTGTGACCCAGAGAAATTGTGTAAGAAGGGAGTCTCACATTGTGTTTAGGTGAAATAAATGAATATGCAACCACTTTGTAAAAAATTTTATACTATTCTTATCACAGCAggaatgaacagaaatgggcacagctttatggctgccccagctgtggcatgggccctgggcctggagcaggagcagctcttgagggccccgAGGCCGGGACTCCtgtggtgccctgtgcagatgggatggcagcaggggctgcagagctctcagcacctcagcccgaggggagcagggcagccagggagcctcctttggccttggccaaacaccttcccccatggtggggctgagtcctgtggcagctgcagctgctgctgtgcccttgccaggggctgaggccgtggggcagtgcccagagcagcctggcctgagcagagctgtggggccagagccagctgggatgggctggggagtggcccttggtgctgcccagagctcagggtggcgggcagagcttgcagagagctgggctgggctcagagagcctggcccagaaaccatcagtgtccatctcagcctggctgagtgtgcaggggcaggactcaggccaggccttgtggggcagggccagcacctgtgcaaggcattgcaaacaggcgagtggcccagagagga
This is a stretch of genomic DNA from Ammospiza caudacuta isolate bAmmCau1 unplaced genomic scaffold, bAmmCau1.pri scaffold_39, whole genome shotgun sequence. It encodes these proteins:
- the LOC131571859 gene encoding olfactory receptor 14J1-like encodes the protein KPLHYGTLLGSRACAHMAAAAWASAFLNALLHTANTFSLPLCHGNALSQFFCEIPQILKLSCSHSSLREVGLLVVTFCLGFGCFVFIVFSYVQIFRAVLRIPSEQGRHKAFSTCLPHLAVVSLFLSTDTFAHLKPSSISSPSLDVAVSVLYLVVSPALNPLIYSLRNQQLKESLRKAHSPSLKGLQPRRGVLELLGRHTDSIRGASSPFQYGE